A single window of Herpetosiphonaceae bacterium DNA harbors:
- the nfi gene encoding deoxyribonuclease V (cleaves DNA at apurinic or apyrimidinic sites), whose protein sequence is MRINQPAHWPTTIDEALAVQQELRSQIVTEDRLGPIRWVAGVDVGFEEDGAITRAAVAVLSLDDLQLRDQAIVRRPTTFPYIPGFLSFREVPALLDALGKLSTTPDLLLCDGQGLAHPRRFGLACHLGLLADIPAIGVAKSLLIGTHAPLPDERGSWQPLNDKGEVIGAVLRTRVKTRPLYISPGHRISLPTAIEYVMRCTPKYRLPETTRWAHKLASG, encoded by the coding sequence ATGCGGATTAATCAACCGGCCCACTGGCCGACGACGATCGATGAGGCGCTGGCGGTGCAGCAGGAGCTACGCTCGCAGATCGTCACCGAGGATCGCCTAGGGCCGATCCGCTGGGTCGCGGGCGTTGACGTGGGCTTCGAGGAAGACGGGGCGATCACCCGCGCCGCCGTGGCGGTCTTAAGCCTGGACGATCTCCAGCTTCGCGATCAGGCGATCGTGCGCCGCCCGACGACCTTTCCCTATATCCCAGGATTTTTATCGTTCCGCGAGGTCCCGGCGCTGCTGGACGCGCTTGGTAAGCTGAGCACCACGCCCGATCTGCTGCTGTGCGACGGGCAGGGCTTGGCTCATCCCCGGCGCTTTGGGCTGGCCTGCCACCTGGGCCTGCTCGCCGACATCCCCGCGATCGGCGTAGCCAAGTCGCTGCTGATCGGCACCCATGCGCCGCTGCCCGACGAGCGCGGATCGTGGCAGCCGCTCAACGATAAGGGCGAAGTGATCGGCGCGGTGCTGCGGACGCGGGTAAAGACTCGCCCGCTCTACATCTCGCCCGGCCACCGCATCAGCCTGCCCACGGCGATCGAGTACGTGATGCGCTGCACACCAAAGTACCGGCTGCCCGA
- a CDS encoding NUDIX hydrolase yields MPREYPEHPIIGVGAVVWRDDRVLLIRRGRPPLLDEWSLPGGRQEIGETVAEAARREVYEETGIDIEVRDVVAVVDLIDRDADGRVRFHYTLIDLLAEWRAGEPVAADDAAAVVWATLDKLAQYTVWSETERVIRLAAERRKAYDHAD; encoded by the coding sequence ATGCCACGCGAATATCCAGAACATCCGATCATCGGCGTCGGGGCGGTGGTCTGGCGCGACGACCGAGTGCTGTTGATCCGGCGGGGTCGACCGCCGCTGCTGGATGAGTGGAGTCTGCCGGGCGGGCGGCAGGAGATCGGCGAAACCGTGGCCGAGGCGGCGCGGCGCGAGGTGTACGAGGAGACTGGCATTGACATCGAGGTCCGCGACGTGGTCGCGGTGGTCGATCTGATCGACCGCGACGCCGACGGGCGGGTGCGCTTCCACTACACGCTGATCGATCTGCTGGCCGAGTGGCGCGCTGGCGAGCCTGTCGCCGCCGACGATGCAGCGGCGGTGGTGTGGGCCACGCTCGACAAGCTGGCACAGTACACGGTATGGAGCGAGACTGAGCGCGTGATTCGCCTCGCGGCGGAGCGCAGAAAGGCATACGATCATGCGGATTAA